From Amaranthus tricolor cultivar Red isolate AtriRed21 chromosome 4, ASM2621246v1, whole genome shotgun sequence:
AAAACACtacctaagttggtattatctatggttaatcaaaagttagtgTTATTGTAAGGAAATAAACAAAAGATTGTATTAATTCTGgtaatttttccataaatatatagatagataaatAACTAACTCAATTCTGCTAACAAAACAAGCCTTGAGTGACCACTATGAAGGGGCGATAGTAGCATTGAAAGCAAACCAAGGTCACCACTAACCGATCAATTATGTTTTTAACTACAATAATAAGCCCTAATGACAAGTCAATTAGTCAACAAGCCGTTAAGTGTGCAAAAAATGCAAACACAAAAGCTATTTTTTAAGACTTAATGCTGAAAAGACGCTTACCTATATGGCAGCTTGAAGCACTTATCAGGAGGTATGTTGTTCTCCAAATCCTTCATCCGGGCAAACTCGGAAAAGTCCTTTAAGCATGTTAAGTATAGTGTCATTGCTTTGTCATAACGAGTGCTCCAGAACAAGTTTACGGGCCCAAACCTATCAAAGGAACAAAAGATAATAAACTGATTATAATAAGACCACGAGAACCAAGTATCAACTATGGAGAAATTAAAGTTAGTTACAGATTGATTTGCAAAGCAATGCCAAGACACATGAGTAGTCAAGCAGTTAGAGGTTTGACTCGTGTAAAATAATTTGCcagctaatttgctttttggatTCGGCTCAAAAAGGGTTTGACATTAGCGGTTTACTCAATGTTGTTCATCAGCTCATGTGTCTTGATAGCCAACGTTTGTTATTAACCGGGATATCCTCTCAACCTGTGTCCCACAAAAGCTTGGTCTTCTAGTCACAAAGCATTGTCTGAGAGACATTACTGTCCCACTCCATCTACCACTTAAAAATTACTTTCATCCCAACTCCTACAGGCTTCAACACGTCTAAACTCTTAAGAGTGAGTTTGGATGGAAGGAAATAGAggaaaaggaaggggagggattTGGGGAGATGAAGGATCCCTTGGTTAGATAACATAATGGGAGGGAATTGGAGGAACTAGATGAATAATTTTGTTACGGTCTCAATATCTCCAAAGACGGAAAGATGTAGAGGAAAACTCTCatctcccttcctttcccttcacTTCCCACCTATACAAACAAAAGTTACTTCCCTTCCGTTCCCTCCctgccccccccccccccccccccctccctccttctccaaaattattatccaaacatagtattAGGGATAATATCGTAAGACATTCTTCTTGACCTTAATGACTTAGATGCTAGCTAAATTTAGAACTTAATTTCATGacctatttctttttttataaataaaaatgtaatctaaacaagatacatgtatcaATGAATATATAGGATACCAAATTTAAGGATTAGACTAAAGAAAATAGAAGGCAGTTTCTAGTTTCTACTTACAGGTCATAAGTGTTGTTACTTGTATCCATAATTCGTGGATAACTTCCCATAGGAAGAATCTTTATCCTGTAACTGAAAATCACAAGGTTAAGGTGAAACTGAATAAAATTATCAGATCAAAACTGCTGACAAAGAAACTAAAGCTATTTAGAAATGGCTCAgagttttttctttcatttcatgGTAATTTTAACAAAAGCTACCAATGAACTGGAATAAAGACAACCAAATCGTTTATCACAGATGATATCTCGTCTGAGATATCAACGGTCTCAAGATATACTCTGTGTCCCTTTGCGATTAACCCATTCACCAAATTCATGTGAGAGCTTTTGTGATGATGGGACAAACTCAAAGAAACGAAGATTGTGCATATTTATCCTATCCCCTCTTATTCACTTTtagtgatttttattttatagataATCCTACGAAGTCACAAGCTAATAGAAACAGTTTATAGAGCCGATTGATTCAAGACGAGTGTTATGAACAAGGAGAGGAATGTCTCtcctttaaaaaaactaatacgAGGAGAGCAAGGTCTCtccttttaaaaaacaaaaacgaATACGAAGTACTATAATTGGCGGGTCATTCCAAATAGTTGCACAGTAGAATCTCAAACCTCATAAACTTTAAAGATAAACTTTGTGACAAGACTTCTACCAAATGGTTCAAAACTAAAACAGATAGGATGCATCTTAACTTATTATCCAAAGAGAGAGTGATAGACTACTTTTCTATCTCACGTAGCTATAGACATTATCATAGAAAAATTCAAGTCAGCAACGAAACTATCAACAGTGCTCCAAATGTCTTTTTTTCAAAGGAGAATATTTCTATGTCAACCTTTGACACAATAAGTAGCAATAACTTCCCAATAACTGCTTAGTAGAATATGAAATCTAATATAGTAAAATAGTGACGATAtaactttttaaagaaaatatcaCCAATAGCTAAGTAAAGAACCAACAAAACAAAGGAAAGGATACTGAAATTTTGGAGTGAAATATTGACACATTGTGTGGAGAAGAAGGCAGGCTTGGCCCCAAGCAGCATTTATTTCATCCCACTCAACCTataaataaatgaacaatgatagtTTACTTCAATGCACAAGATATCAAAATCACAGCATAAAATAGGATCAAACTACTGTGTGTTTAACACATGCAAGAAGACAATACTAAGTTTAAGCAAAGCTCTGCTCCAATATAAAATAAGCCAAAGCTTTTTCTGGAAGATAAAAGAAAACCTCCAACGAATGCAAAATTGTAATCCTCATTTAAGCAGACAGGTAAGACTTTTTATGTATCATAATTAAGCAGAACACATTCACAGTTCCACGCAGCTAAAGAGGCAAGAAACAGAACACTACAATTTTTAAGGTCTTGATATAGGACTGCTAAACACGTTACAAGCAAATTCCAACATTGCATGAGAATTGAGACCCATCTGCCaaaattgtaaacaaaaatTTGGAAGTTCTATTCCCGATAGGGAAACCCTAATGAGACCGCTTACTTGTATCTGCATTATTACTATACTATGAAAAGGTAAAAAGAAATTGATGACAAAAGGCGGTAAAGAACTTCGTTTATTATAGTCCGAGACTCTGTTATGGAACCAACATTGCACTCAACAGGTGTCAGAAGAATCATGACCCTCAGGAATATGATTGGAGGCATCAAATAcctcaaatttgatttttttttttttttcttaaaaaaagttTGATACATCAATGGGAACCACAAACTCCACCTTGCACGCCTTTCTCAAATGGAAAGAGAACAAGAAATGGATCACCAACATTGAAGTGATGGTCAATGGTCATAGATAATCCAGCCTCTAATTACTGATATGAAGGACTATAAATTTGGAAATATGATAAACACATTCaacagaaagaaagaaagaaaaacggCCAGCTAGAAGTTCATACCGGAATTTTAGGGAGTCTTCCAAGTCGAAAATTATTTATTGTCCCAAATTCGCCATCATGCCAAATAGGAAAGGCATCGTTCAGCACATTTGTCCGCTTCAACAAATCCAGATGTGCCTGTGAAACCTCAATTTTTGCCAATATTGCATCTCTTTCTTCCTATTGccaaaatgaattttttttagatcTAAGATGCATATGGCTCACTTTCAAAAAGTTACACACGTGTTCACTTTTAAAATGTGCACATCCCAAATCATGAATGGATAATCTATACTACGTTTTTGTGCTAGCTGAGATTGTGCAAGCTTAACGTTTtgactccaaaaaaaaaaaacaaatatattgtATGCATGCCAAAGgcaaaatcaaaaaaactcTACAATCATGAATATACTGAGtattgtcacatgattcactaatctcatCACGAATTACAGATTGAAAAAAGCGAATTTATGGTCATTTTGAGCTAATCACAAATTCAAAAGTGAATTAACTGACGAATCATGATACACCAGGGATATCAAGGAATAGGTATGAAAAGCGGTATATGTACGATACAGTGTACCTGATGTGATATTAATTGAAACTGGAAATTATTGAACTCGTGCCAGTACCTGAAACAGAGCAAATGAACAATGGGCAAATAACAGTCGTTCACTTCCATGAAATCGTTCAGCTTCGTGGTGTATGGAAAAAATGAGCTTAGTTTACCTTTCTTCCAACTCTTTAAAACGGCTAGACTTCGTTTCCAATTCTTTCAGTTCAGCATTTACTTTGGAGCACTGCTTCTCAGTTTCTTCAATTGCAGCTTCAAGCTTCCTTTCTTCCTCCTCGATCTTATTCAGTAAAAGAGGAAACTCAGTTGAAAGACCAATACTCAGTATGAATTATTGAGCAAATTCATGAAGTAATTCAAGTTAAGTAGATTCATATGCTAAAGAGACAACTATATGTCAGCAAAAACATCACTGACTTGTCtgactatttataatattaaatggaCGATTTTTTGTCATAAGTTGAAAAGCAACACACtaagaaaattaaagagttTATACCACAGAAACCGAAGAATCACAATCGAGCGGACCAGGACATACTAGTAAAAACCAGGTAAAAGATCAAATACAGGAAAGCAACTTCCTAGGAGAATACCTTTAATTTTTCCTTGAGGAAGTCCGCCTCAGTAAGAACTTCACGAGCTTCACCTTCCAAATGCTGAAGACAAGCTTCATAAGCTTGTATATCCCTGTTGACATCTTCAACTTCCTTATCAAGCTTATCTGACACCTCCCTCATGCACTCGAGGCACAATGGTTGCTCCACCTAGTATACCAAGAGAAGAGACGCAAGTGGAAAtgagaaaattatttatatcaattctaaaagggaaatagaaaaatattcaaatgatttccaacaaaataaaatgcaaCAACTGCAATACCAAACCACGTGAGGAGAATCCTaatataaaacaagtaaacaaCCACTGAACCAATCCCACCCCATATAATCAACAATACATTAAACGCACCTGGGTCTGTGAGGTTACAATGTCAAATGCACGTTTAAGGACGGTTATAGTTGAATGAAACCCAGATGTGTTCGGGTTTAATTGGCTACCGGAACTTCCTTCTGCAGATTGTGTGTGTGTTACACCACCATCTACATGGGATTCACTCCTATATACAGAAGCAGGGGTTGGAGGCAAGACCACAAATGATTCATCCATCATCTTTCCCAATGGAGATGTCTCTGCCTGGATAGCACCAACACGGGAACGTGAAGGGGCACCTGGCGTCTGAGATTTCAgcacaacaaatgaatggtccATATGTGTGGACGCCAATACACTACCAGTTCCCTGGATTGATGAACTCTGTAATCCTGCAAGTTGTCACAACATCACTTAACGCTGCAATAACACATATATACATCTAATTTAACCAAAACACGATCAGAAGTTCTTTTTTAGTCGAGTGGAGAAGAATAGGCAAACATATATTGAACAGTCAAACACACAACAAAACTGATATCAAGGGTAATTTAATTTACTCTCTGCTACTTATTAAAAGCTTGAAATGCAAGAAAGATTCTGTCACAAATACAACCACACTCCTGGGCCCTGGCTTTCACAAAAGCTTTCCTTGTTGCTCTATTTCACTCAAATGATGACTTTCAATCTAGCCTTATCAAACTATCATACGAGGCGCATACTCAATCTCTCTCTGGTACTCTACTACCGAACTCTCAAAGCTTAAATAGAAGCACAATCCAAAATCCTACCTAAACTATACTCAATCTTCTGGATATCTTCTGATCAACCCTCTTGAAAACCTCAATAATTCCCAATTCTCCCACATAATTCCGAGAAGAAGGACACAAGTCAACACTTTACCAGCATTTACAAGAAATTGAATAGATCATAAACCCTTTACGTATCGAAATTGCATAAATGGTatgtaacaaaacaaaaaaaag
This genomic window contains:
- the LOC130809608 gene encoding beclin-1-like protein, which produces MEKQQTGGGDSNKGRNFEVDPNLPKWACQNCHHPLSIVGVVDSFGLQSSSIQGTGSVLASTHMDHSFVVLKSQTPGAPSRSRVGAIQAETSPLGKMMDESFVVLPPTPASVYRSESHVDGGVTHTQSAEGSSGSQLNPNTSGFHSTITVLKRAFDIVTSQTQVEQPLCLECMREVSDKLDKEVEDVNRDIQAYEACLQHLEGEAREVLTEADFLKEKLKIEEEERKLEAAIEETEKQCSKVNAELKELETKSSRFKELEERYWHEFNNFQFQLISHQEERDAILAKIEVSQAHLDLLKRTNVLNDAFPIWHDGEFGTINNFRLGRLPKIPVEWDEINAAWGQACLLLHTMCQYFTPKFHYRIKILPMGSYPRIMDTSNNTYDLFGPVNLFWSTRYDKAMTLYLTCLKDFSEFARMKDLENNIPPDKCFKLPYRIENDKVEAYSITQSFNKPENWTKALKYTLCNLKWALYWFVGNTSFQPLSTSSQADVPAAGTSYVKRSNNSKSDSRNPTGQ